One Streptomyces coeruleorubidus DNA segment encodes these proteins:
- a CDS encoding MFS transporter — protein MTTVDTPVSATTGRSPVKGWLAVLAVTLGIFSLMTSELLPVGLLTPVGSALDVSEGTAGLMVTVPGLVAAVSAPVVTVATGRIDRRIVLAVLIGLVGAANLASAFATSFAVVLAARFLIGISVGGFWSIAGGIALRLVPEKHVPRATAVIFGGVETASVLGVPTGTIIGDLSNWRTAFAAVGILGLISLACMVFLMPKVPAEQTITFKDLPKVFKGNAGVRVGIAITFLVITGHFLAYTFVRPILQDDGIDDSMIGALLLTFGVAGICGNFIAGALIAKRLRQTVVALSLVLTLAMVLLALVDTGTVTAGALLILWGLGYGAVPVTFQTWILDAAPDATEAASSLYVSTFNLSIALGALFGGFAVDGIATTSVLWIGAVLAILTVLVVGGARRTAAVSAE, from the coding sequence GTGACCACCGTCGACACACCGGTGTCAGCCACCACCGGCCGTTCGCCCGTCAAGGGCTGGCTCGCCGTCCTGGCGGTGACCCTGGGCATCTTCTCCCTGATGACCTCCGAACTGCTGCCCGTGGGTCTGCTCACCCCGGTCGGCTCCGCCCTGGACGTCTCCGAGGGCACCGCGGGACTGATGGTGACCGTGCCCGGTCTGGTCGCCGCCGTCTCGGCGCCCGTGGTCACCGTGGCCACCGGGCGCATCGACCGCCGTATCGTGCTGGCGGTCCTGATCGGCCTGGTGGGCGCGGCCAACCTGGCCTCCGCCTTCGCGACCAGCTTCGCGGTCGTCCTGGCCGCCCGTTTCCTGATCGGCATCAGCGTCGGCGGCTTCTGGTCCATCGCCGGCGGCATAGCGCTGCGACTGGTGCCGGAGAAGCACGTCCCGCGGGCCACCGCCGTCATCTTCGGCGGCGTGGAGACCGCGTCCGTCCTGGGCGTCCCCACGGGGACGATCATCGGTGACCTCAGCAACTGGCGTACCGCGTTCGCCGCCGTGGGCATCCTCGGACTGATCTCCCTGGCCTGCATGGTCTTCCTGATGCCTAAGGTGCCGGCCGAGCAGACCATCACGTTCAAGGACCTGCCGAAGGTCTTCAAGGGCAACGCGGGTGTACGAGTCGGTATCGCCATCACGTTCCTCGTGATCACCGGCCACTTCCTGGCCTACACGTTCGTCCGGCCCATCCTCCAGGACGACGGGATCGACGACAGCATGATCGGCGCGCTGCTGCTCACCTTCGGCGTCGCCGGCATCTGCGGCAACTTCATCGCCGGAGCGCTCATCGCCAAGCGGCTGCGGCAGACCGTCGTGGCCCTCTCCCTGGTCCTCACCCTCGCCATGGTGCTTCTCGCGCTCGTCGACACGGGCACCGTCACCGCGGGCGCCCTCCTGATCCTGTGGGGCCTGGGCTACGGCGCGGTGCCCGTCACCTTCCAGACCTGGATCCTCGACGCCGCACCGGACGCGACCGAGGCCGCTTCCTCGCTGTACGTCTCCACGTTCAACCTGTCCATCGCACTCGGAGCGCTCTTCGGCGGCTTCGCCGTCGACGGCATCGCCACCACGAGCGTGCTGTGGATCGGCGCCGTCCTCGCCATCCTGACGGTGCTTGTGGTGGGCGGGGCCCGCCGCACCGCGGCCGTCTCCGCCGAGTAA
- a CDS encoding carboxymuconolactone decarboxylase family protein, protein MTTFQVPQRMNFSTVAPKVFKAVLALDTAAREGLDPVLLELVQIRASQINHCAYCIDYHTSDARKAGETEERIYQLSAWEESSLYTEKERAALALTEAVTLLPQGVSDEVYNEAAKHFEDKELAQLIALIFTVNAWNRMNVTTRKTPGTE, encoded by the coding sequence ATGACAACCTTTCAGGTACCTCAGCGCATGAACTTCTCCACCGTCGCCCCCAAGGTCTTCAAGGCCGTCCTGGCGCTCGACACCGCCGCCCGCGAGGGGCTCGACCCGGTCCTTCTGGAGCTGGTGCAGATCCGCGCCTCCCAGATCAACCACTGTGCGTACTGCATCGACTACCACACCTCCGACGCCCGCAAGGCCGGCGAGACGGAAGAGCGGATCTACCAGCTCTCCGCCTGGGAGGAGTCGAGCCTCTACACCGAAAAGGAGCGGGCCGCCCTGGCGCTGACCGAGGCCGTCACCCTCCTGCCCCAGGGCGTGTCGGACGAGGTCTACAACGAGGCCGCGAAGCACTTCGAGGACAAGGAGCTCGCCCAGCTCATCGCGCTCATCTTCACCGTCAACGCGTGGAACCGGATGAACGTCACCACGCGCAAGACCCCCGGCACCGAGTAA
- a CDS encoding PLP-dependent aminotransferase family protein, which produces MAETWVNVPEPQTAEADPGPAAGTDLHLELSGEGSLRSQLMHALREAIRSGRLTPGTRLPPYRSLAHDLGIARNTVADAYAELVEEGWLSARQGSGTQVAQRATPFHPHQARRPQRRTHRRILHDLMPSSPDAAAFPRAAWLTSARRAIAAAPNDAFGVGDPRGRAELRETLTEYLARARGVRADPDRIVLCSGFAHALRLLGSVLKGAVAVESYGLDFHRSLLESEGMRTVPLTVDSHGARIDELPDTGAKAVLLTPAHQFPTGGPLHPERRAAVIDWARSFGGLVVEDDYDGEFRYDRQPVGAVQGLDPDRVVYIGSISKSLSPALRLGWMVLPGWLVDDILAAKGPREMWSGVVDQLTLADFIACGAYDRHLRRMRQHYRRRRDLLASTLAERAPHIRVSGIAAGLHAVLELPGNTEEAALRAARRQGLALDGLRPYRHPDSTMPPRDGLVIGYGTPPDHAFAAALDALCLALPDQPQGDR; this is translated from the coding sequence ATGGCAGAAACATGGGTCAATGTTCCGGAGCCCCAGACCGCCGAAGCCGACCCGGGCCCGGCCGCGGGAACCGACCTCCACCTGGAACTCTCCGGGGAGGGAAGCCTGCGCAGCCAGCTCATGCACGCCCTGCGGGAGGCCATCCGCTCCGGCCGGCTCACCCCCGGTACCCGGCTGCCCCCCTACCGCAGCCTCGCCCACGATCTGGGCATCGCCCGCAACACCGTCGCCGACGCCTACGCCGAACTCGTCGAGGAGGGCTGGCTCTCCGCCCGTCAGGGCTCCGGCACCCAGGTCGCCCAGCGCGCCACACCGTTCCATCCGCACCAGGCGCGGCGCCCGCAGCGCCGGACCCACCGCCGCATCCTGCACGACCTGATGCCCAGCTCGCCCGACGCGGCCGCCTTCCCGCGTGCCGCATGGCTGACCTCCGCGCGCCGGGCCATCGCCGCGGCCCCCAACGACGCCTTCGGCGTGGGCGATCCGCGCGGCAGGGCGGAGCTTCGCGAGACGCTCACGGAGTATCTGGCGCGCGCCAGGGGTGTGCGCGCCGATCCGGACCGGATCGTGCTCTGCTCCGGCTTCGCCCACGCGCTGCGGCTGCTGGGCAGCGTGCTGAAAGGCGCCGTCGCGGTGGAGTCCTACGGATTGGACTTCCACCGAAGCCTGCTCGAAAGCGAGGGGATGCGCACCGTCCCGCTGACGGTCGACTCGCACGGGGCCCGGATCGACGAACTGCCGGACACCGGCGCCAAGGCCGTCCTGCTCACGCCCGCGCACCAGTTCCCCACCGGCGGCCCGCTGCATCCCGAACGCCGGGCGGCGGTCATCGACTGGGCCCGCTCCTTCGGCGGGCTTGTCGTGGAGGACGACTACGACGGCGAGTTCCGCTACGACCGGCAGCCGGTCGGCGCGGTACAGGGCCTCGACCCCGACCGGGTCGTCTACATCGGCTCGATCAGCAAGAGCCTGTCACCGGCGCTGCGGCTCGGCTGGATGGTGCTGCCGGGATGGCTCGTCGACGACATCCTCGCCGCCAAGGGGCCCCGGGAGATGTGGTCGGGCGTCGTCGACCAGCTCACGCTGGCCGACTTCATCGCCTGCGGCGCCTACGACCGGCACCTGCGCCGCATGCGGCAGCACTACCGGCGCCGCCGCGACCTGCTGGCGAGCACGCTCGCCGAACGCGCCCCGCACATCAGGGTCAGCGGCATCGCGGCCGGACTCCACGCCGTACTGGAACTGCCCGGGAACACCGAGGAGGCAGCGCTGCGCGCGGCGCGGCGGCAGGGGCTGGCCCTGGACGGGCTGCGCCCCTACCGCCACCCCGACAGCACGATGCCACCGCGCGACGGCCTGGTCATCGGCTACGGCACACCCCCGGACCATGCCTTCGCGGCGGCCCTGGACGCGTTGTGCCTGGCACTGCCCGATCAGCCGCAGGGCGACCGGTGA
- a CDS encoding FAD-dependent monooxygenase — translation MTAGDADVLIVGGGPTGLLAACELLRRGVRVRIVDRAMEPTNVPKALSLWPRVRDILTDLGVGEEVRRLSVPVHAFRYFSDRRPVASLTFTEDLAARQLPQYETERILTERLHALGGKVERGVRLLCLDGVDFSGRIEPGGTVTAVLEHGDGAVERFRVPFVIGADGAGSAVRGQLGIGFEGTTYEMAFALIDTHIDGHLPPDEIAYYQTLSGTLVVVPQPDGVFRFLSLMPGGGTLSREGMQEIIDTYGPRGVRITQPVWETVFRVHARRAGEFRRGRVFLAGDAAHIHSPAGGQGMNNGLQDAQNIAWKLAAVLQGRSPVSLLDTYGTERTEVTRRIVRDTDLHTRALTARTPRRAAVRDTAFTLLDRSSAAARLYAPVMAGRRLAYAPERDTQHPSSRRCRMRGRLPGAPGPGAVFPREAALALGTAGPDADPTAWTLLLRPPAEDARWVTETGHIAARWPQLRVLWRGSGAAERQGICRRPGYYLIRPDGHIAAHGHAGDLDRLEAELGFQLIPGAR, via the coding sequence GTGACTGCCGGCGACGCCGACGTTCTGATCGTCGGAGGCGGCCCCACCGGACTGCTCGCCGCGTGCGAGCTGCTGCGCCGCGGCGTCCGCGTCAGGATCGTCGACCGCGCAATGGAGCCCACCAACGTGCCCAAGGCCCTGTCGCTGTGGCCGCGGGTGCGGGACATTCTCACGGACCTGGGCGTGGGTGAGGAGGTGCGGCGCTTGTCCGTCCCCGTCCACGCGTTCCGTTACTTCTCGGACCGCAGACCGGTCGCGTCCCTGACGTTCACCGAGGATCTGGCGGCCCGGCAGCTCCCGCAGTACGAGACGGAGCGGATCCTGACCGAGCGCCTGCACGCGTTGGGCGGGAAGGTCGAACGCGGGGTACGGCTGTTGTGCCTGGACGGCGTGGACTTCTCCGGGAGGATCGAGCCCGGTGGCACGGTCACCGCCGTCCTGGAGCACGGCGACGGGGCGGTGGAACGGTTCCGCGTGCCGTTCGTCATCGGCGCCGACGGCGCCGGCAGCGCGGTGCGGGGCCAGCTGGGCATCGGCTTCGAGGGCACCACGTACGAGATGGCGTTCGCGCTGATCGACACACACATCGACGGCCATCTCCCACCGGACGAGATCGCCTACTACCAGACCCTCAGCGGAACCCTGGTGGTCGTGCCCCAGCCCGACGGAGTGTTCCGCTTCCTGTCCCTCATGCCCGGCGGCGGCACCCTGTCCCGCGAGGGCATGCAGGAGATCATCGACACGTACGGCCCCCGAGGGGTGCGGATCACGCAGCCGGTCTGGGAGACCGTCTTCCGGGTGCACGCGCGCCGGGCCGGCGAATTCCGGCGCGGCAGGGTCTTCCTGGCCGGGGACGCCGCGCACATTCACAGCCCGGCGGGCGGGCAGGGCATGAACAACGGTCTGCAGGACGCCCAGAACATCGCCTGGAAGCTGGCCGCCGTGCTCCAGGGCCGCTCTCCGGTCTCCTTGCTGGACACCTACGGCACGGAGCGTACCGAGGTCACCCGTCGAATCGTCCGGGACACCGATCTGCACACCCGTGCCCTGACCGCGCGCACACCACGGCGCGCGGCCGTGCGCGACACGGCGTTCACGCTGCTGGATCGCTCCAGTGCCGCGGCCCGGCTGTACGCGCCGGTCATGGCCGGACGGCGGCTCGCCTACGCCCCCGAGCGGGACACCCAGCATCCGTCCAGCCGGCGCTGCCGGATGCGTGGCCGGCTTCCGGGGGCGCCGGGGCCGGGCGCAGTGTTCCCGCGCGAAGCGGCCCTGGCGCTCGGCACAGCTGGCCCGGACGCGGACCCGACGGCGTGGACGCTGCTGCTGCGGCCACCCGCCGAGGATGCCCGATGGGTCACCGAGACGGGGCACATCGCGGCCCGGTGGCCGCAACTGCGGGTCCTGTGGCGGGGATCCGGGGCGGCCGAGCGGCAGGGGATCTGCCGTCGCCCCGGCTACTACCTGATCCGCCCGGACGGCCACATCGCTGCCCATGGTCACGCCGGAGACCTGGACCGGCTGGAGGCCGAACTCGGCTTCCAGCTCATCCCGGGCGCCCGCTGA
- a CDS encoding class I adenylate-forming enzyme family protein produces the protein MLPVQASDKGLYMGLVAERAAAEHGDQLIILDHDLELLPESGRQMTFAQLAEHIDDMAARLYAAGIRRSEHVAIHKSNGFDINILSCAVSRIGAVPVQLSPALDAESVVALLRRLGGPYLITDTAKWDGPFADAPLDEITSKVIIVAGSRPGAVSLADLAGAPRQEPVVAHPDLPALMTHTSGTTGLPKLVVHSARTLHGRYRPQAKLFDMIRERETVAMHVSYVHSRMPLALAVLLPRGNRMVIMNDADPQKAAELWAETRPGFIESHPNSFMEWEVLADHPLKPLANVKYFSTTFDAIHPSTMHKLLHATERSSPLFYQIYGQSETGPLVGRGFTRRTALGADGRCQGYAFPGDTKFKLVSRNGKEVTRENPGYIDVQAAGRALGYFGERERYDAQVHGGWWRGMDLGYRTEEGCLHLLDREVDSIPGIASTLEIEDTVLSRLDELTELVVVPGPDQEAVPVLCTRDDLPLDRARWDKATVEWPQLADPVQMKLSELPRTATMKVQRIELAARLRRRAAEQSA, from the coding sequence ATGCTTCCTGTCCAGGCCAGCGACAAGGGTCTCTACATGGGCCTCGTGGCCGAGCGGGCCGCAGCCGAACACGGCGACCAGCTCATCATCCTCGACCATGACCTGGAGCTGCTCCCGGAATCCGGGCGGCAGATGACCTTCGCCCAACTGGCCGAGCACATCGACGACATGGCGGCCCGGCTGTACGCGGCGGGCATACGCCGCAGCGAACACGTCGCCATCCACAAATCCAACGGATTCGACATCAACATCCTTTCCTGCGCCGTTTCCCGAATCGGCGCGGTTCCGGTGCAGCTCTCGCCCGCACTGGATGCGGAAAGCGTCGTCGCGCTGCTCAGGCGGCTGGGCGGCCCGTACCTCATCACCGACACGGCGAAGTGGGACGGCCCCTTCGCCGACGCCCCGCTGGACGAGATCACCAGCAAGGTGATCATCGTCGCCGGGTCGCGTCCCGGCGCCGTGTCGCTGGCGGACCTCGCCGGTGCGCCCCGGCAGGAGCCCGTCGTGGCGCACCCGGACCTGCCGGCGCTCATGACGCACACGTCCGGCACGACGGGTCTGCCCAAGCTGGTGGTCCACTCGGCCCGTACCCTGCACGGCCGTTACCGTCCGCAGGCCAAGCTCTTCGACATGATCCGCGAGCGGGAGACCGTGGCGATGCACGTGTCCTACGTGCACTCGCGGATGCCGCTGGCGCTGGCCGTGCTGCTCCCCAGGGGCAACCGGATGGTCATCATGAACGACGCGGACCCGCAGAAGGCGGCCGAGTTGTGGGCCGAGACCCGGCCGGGCTTCATCGAGTCCCACCCCAACTCCTTCATGGAGTGGGAGGTACTGGCCGACCACCCGCTCAAGCCGCTGGCCAACGTGAAGTACTTCAGCACCACGTTCGACGCCATCCACCCGAGCACCATGCACAAACTGCTGCACGCCACCGAGCGCAGCTCGCCGCTCTTCTACCAGATCTACGGGCAGAGCGAGACCGGTCCGCTGGTCGGCCGCGGCTTCACCCGCAGGACGGCACTGGGCGCCGACGGCCGTTGCCAGGGCTACGCCTTCCCGGGCGACACCAAGTTCAAGCTGGTGAGCCGCAACGGCAAGGAGGTGACCCGGGAGAACCCCGGCTACATCGACGTGCAGGCCGCCGGCCGGGCGCTGGGGTACTTCGGTGAGCGCGAGCGCTACGACGCCCAGGTGCACGGCGGCTGGTGGCGCGGTATGGACCTCGGGTACCGCACCGAGGAGGGCTGCCTGCACCTGCTGGACCGCGAGGTGGACTCCATCCCGGGCATCGCCTCCACCCTGGAGATCGAGGACACGGTGCTGAGCCGACTGGACGAGCTGACCGAGCTGGTGGTCGTCCCCGGGCCGGACCAGGAGGCCGTACCGGTGCTGTGCACCCGTGACGACCTGCCGCTGGACCGGGCGCGCTGGGACAAGGCGACCGTGGAGTGGCCGCAGTTGGCGGACCCCGTGCAGATGAAGCTCTCGGAGCTGCCGCGCACCGCCACGATGAAGGTGCAGCGGATCGAGCTCGCGGCCCGGCTGCGCCGCCGCGCCGCCGAACAGTCGGCCTGA
- a CDS encoding anthranilate synthase family protein produces the protein MTGSSRAPQAPDLLSEILGPQPRPFAVLYRPEAAGPGVVDVLVGEVSTPTALADVPLPEAADAPAGPSGRHDTLVVMPYRQIAERGFAAPDDGSPLIALRVAEQEKVSLTEAVSRIGDRPIRLNGGRFDVDDEAYADVVRRVITDEIGQGVGANFVIKRSFITQITDYGPRSALTLFRRLLEQESGGYWTFVIHTGDRTFVGATPERHISVRGGTAVMNPISGTYRYPASGPTLPEVMAFLADRKEADELYMVVDEELKMMARICEGGGRVTGPYLKEMARLAHTEYFIEGRTARDPREILRETMFAPTVTGSPLESAARVISRYEPEGRGYYSGAVALIGRDEHGARELDSAILIRTADIDADGRVRIGVGATLVRHSDPASEVAETRAKASGLIDALRTDGATRFADHPDVRSALARRNDKIAEFWLADEAARSRPEPALSGCRVLVVDAEDTFTSMIGHQLRAMGLSVTVRRFDDPYSFDGYDLVVMGPGPGDPRDTSHPKIAHLRDAVRRLLDERRPFLAVCLSHQVLSCELGFPLVRRPVPNQGTQREIDLFGARERVGFYNTFAARSAEDKRECAGVGVVEVSRDVETGEVHALRGPHFASVQFHAESVLTQEGVRIAGSLLAGFLGAGDLTEKESSAAM, from the coding sequence ATGACCGGCTCCAGCAGGGCACCACAGGCTCCCGATCTGCTCTCCGAGATCCTCGGGCCGCAGCCGCGGCCGTTCGCCGTGCTGTACCGTCCCGAGGCGGCCGGGCCCGGTGTGGTGGACGTCCTGGTCGGTGAGGTGTCCACGCCGACCGCACTCGCCGATGTGCCGCTGCCCGAGGCGGCCGACGCCCCGGCCGGGCCTTCGGGCCGGCACGACACCCTGGTCGTCATGCCCTACCGGCAGATCGCCGAGCGAGGCTTCGCCGCCCCCGACGACGGATCCCCGCTGATCGCGCTCAGGGTCGCCGAGCAGGAGAAGGTGTCGCTCACCGAGGCGGTGAGCCGGATCGGCGACCGGCCGATCCGGCTGAACGGCGGCCGGTTCGACGTGGACGACGAGGCGTACGCCGACGTGGTGCGCCGCGTCATCACCGACGAGATCGGCCAGGGGGTGGGCGCCAACTTCGTCATCAAGCGGTCGTTCATCACCCAGATCACCGACTACGGCCCCCGCAGCGCCCTCACCCTCTTCCGGCGGCTGCTGGAACAGGAGTCGGGCGGGTACTGGACCTTCGTCATCCACACCGGCGACCGCACGTTCGTCGGCGCCACCCCGGAGCGGCACATCAGTGTCCGTGGGGGAACGGCCGTGATGAACCCCATCAGCGGTACGTACCGCTACCCCGCCTCGGGCCCGACCCTGCCGGAGGTGATGGCCTTCCTCGCGGACCGCAAGGAGGCCGACGAGCTCTACATGGTCGTCGACGAAGAACTCAAGATGATGGCGCGGATCTGCGAGGGCGGCGGACGGGTCACCGGCCCGTACCTGAAGGAGATGGCACGACTCGCGCACACCGAGTACTTCATCGAGGGCCGCACCGCGCGCGACCCCCGGGAGATCCTGCGCGAGACCATGTTCGCCCCGACCGTGACCGGCAGTCCGCTCGAGAGCGCGGCCCGGGTCATCAGCCGCTACGAGCCCGAGGGGCGCGGCTACTACAGCGGCGCGGTCGCACTCATCGGCCGGGACGAGCACGGCGCCCGGGAGCTGGACTCGGCCATTCTCATCCGCACCGCCGACATCGACGCCGACGGCCGGGTGCGGATCGGGGTCGGCGCCACGCTGGTGCGTCACTCCGACCCGGCGTCGGAGGTCGCCGAGACCCGCGCGAAGGCCTCGGGACTGATCGACGCCCTGCGCACGGACGGGGCCACCCGCTTCGCGGACCATCCCGACGTACGGTCGGCGCTGGCCCGCCGCAACGACAAGATCGCCGAGTTCTGGCTGGCCGACGAGGCGGCGCGGTCCCGGCCCGAGCCCGCGCTGTCCGGGTGCCGGGTGCTGGTCGTGGACGCCGAGGACACCTTCACCTCGATGATCGGTCATCAGCTGCGGGCGATGGGCCTTTCCGTGACGGTCCGCCGCTTCGACGATCCCTACTCCTTCGACGGGTACGACCTGGTCGTCATGGGGCCCGGCCCCGGCGACCCGCGCGACACCTCGCACCCCAAGATCGCACACCTGCGCGATGCGGTCCGTCGGCTGCTCGACGAGCGGCGGCCGTTCCTCGCGGTCTGCCTCAGCCATCAGGTGCTGTCGTGCGAGCTGGGCTTCCCGCTCGTCCGCCGGCCGGTTCCCAACCAGGGCACGCAGCGGGAGATCGATCTGTTCGGCGCCCGGGAACGCGTCGGCTTCTACAACACCTTCGCCGCCCGCAGCGCCGAGGACAAGCGGGAGTGCGCCGGGGTCGGCGTGGTCGAGGTGAGCCGCGATGTGGAGACCGGTGAGGTGCACGCCCTGCGCGGTCCGCACTTCGCGTCCGTGCAGTTCCACGCGGAATCGGTCCTCACCCAGGAGGGGGTCCGTATCGCCGGCTCGCTGCTGGCCGGTTTCCTGGGCGCCGGCGACCTGACGGAAAAGGAATCTTCGGCGGCGATGTGA
- a CDS encoding isochorismatase family protein: MAGIPTIEPYPMPTAGELPANTAQWAVDPARAVLLVHDMQRYFLAPLPAPLRTQLVDNATMLRERCAELDVPVAYTAQPGGMTQAQRGLLKDFWGPGMRAAPADREVVEPIAPRPGDWILTKWRYSAFFNTDLLARMRAQGRDQLVVCGVYAHIGVLATTVESFSHDIETFLVADAVADFSHDDHRMALEYAARRCAVLTTAKETFV, encoded by the coding sequence ATGGCCGGTATCCCGACCATCGAGCCCTATCCGATGCCGACAGCCGGGGAACTGCCCGCCAACACCGCCCAGTGGGCCGTAGACCCGGCGCGCGCGGTGCTGCTCGTCCACGACATGCAGCGCTACTTCCTGGCCCCCCTGCCCGCCCCGCTGCGCACCCAACTGGTGGACAACGCCACGATGCTGCGGGAGCGGTGCGCCGAACTGGACGTGCCGGTGGCCTACACGGCCCAGCCCGGCGGCATGACGCAGGCGCAGCGGGGCCTGCTGAAGGACTTCTGGGGGCCGGGCATGCGGGCAGCCCCCGCCGACCGGGAGGTCGTCGAACCGATCGCCCCGCGGCCGGGCGACTGGATCCTCACCAAGTGGCGTTACAGCGCCTTCTTCAACACCGACCTGCTCGCCCGCATGCGCGCCCAGGGGCGGGACCAGCTCGTCGTCTGCGGCGTGTACGCGCACATCGGCGTACTGGCCACGACCGTCGAGTCGTTCAGCCACGACATCGAGACCTTCCTGGTCGCCGACGCCGTCGCCGACTTCTCCCACGACGACCACCGGATGGCTCTGGAGTACGCCGCCCGGCGTTGCGCCGTGCTCACCACCGCCAAGGAGACATTCGTATGA
- a CDS encoding 2,3-dihydro-2,3-dihydroxybenzoate dehydrogenase — translation MDNTIALVTGAAGGIGSAVVSALAERGAVVAAVDRDAELLDQVVGKLTAEGLEITAYPADVTRSDDVERTVAAVERDLGPVEHLVNAAGVLRLGEAVGLSDEDWNATFAVNATGVFHFSRAVVRRMKQRRRGSVVTVASNAAGTPRTEMAAYAASKAAATMFTKSLGLEVARYGIRCNVVAPGSTDTPMLSSMWDDESGPRNTIEGRPEAFKVGIPLAKIASPADIADAVAFLLSGQASHITLHSLTVDGGASLGS, via the coding sequence ATGGACAACACCATCGCCCTCGTTACCGGCGCGGCCGGAGGCATCGGCAGCGCCGTGGTCAGCGCGCTGGCGGAGCGCGGGGCCGTCGTGGCCGCCGTCGACCGGGACGCGGAACTGCTCGACCAGGTGGTCGGCAAGCTCACCGCGGAAGGGCTGGAGATCACCGCCTACCCCGCGGACGTCACGCGCAGCGACGACGTGGAGCGCACGGTCGCGGCGGTCGAACGGGACCTCGGCCCCGTGGAGCACCTCGTCAACGCCGCCGGCGTGCTGCGCCTCGGTGAGGCCGTCGGCCTCAGCGACGAAGACTGGAACGCCACGTTCGCGGTGAACGCGACCGGCGTCTTCCACTTCTCGCGTGCCGTCGTGCGACGCATGAAGCAGCGCAGACGCGGCAGCGTGGTCACCGTCGCGTCCAACGCGGCCGGAACACCACGGACGGAGATGGCCGCCTACGCCGCGTCCAAGGCCGCGGCGACGATGTTCACCAAGAGCCTCGGCCTGGAGGTCGCCCGGTACGGCATCCGCTGCAACGTCGTGGCGCCGGGGTCCACCGACACGCCGATGCTGAGCTCCATGTGGGACGACGAGTCGGGCCCGCGCAACACGATCGAGGGCCGGCCGGAGGCGTTCAAAGTCGGCATTCCCCTGGCGAAGATCGCATCGCCGGCCGACATCGCCGATGCCGTCGCCTTCCTGCTCTCCGGCCAGGCGTCGCACATCACGCTGCACAGCCTCACCGTCGACGGCGGCGCCTCTCTGGGCAGCTGA
- a CDS encoding 3-deoxy-7-phosphoheptulonate synthase, which yields MENTLLDIRLKAALHQPDWEDPSQVERVRKELAARSPLVAGDDIRRFKSLLAQVAAGQAHVIQAGDCAEDPAECTAEHVARKAAVLDLLAGAMRLITRKPVLRVGRIAGQYAKPRSQPTEMVDGVELPVYRGHMVNSPEPDPDSRRPDPLRLLTGYMSARDVMGHLGWQPGGSARFGIDPPVWTSHEALLLDYEVPMLRRDEGGRLLLTSTHWPWVGERTREVDGAHVALLAEVDNPVASKVGPRMAVDELLALCERLDPNREPGRLTLIARMGADAVADALPPLVTAVREAGHPVIWLTDPMHGNTVKTRDGVKTRFVETVEREVVAFHRAVTSAGGIAGGLHLETTPHAVTECVADESATDCAGSHYTTFCDPRLNPGQAVSVVSAWSL from the coding sequence GTGGAGAACACCCTGCTCGACATCCGGCTGAAAGCCGCGCTGCATCAGCCGGACTGGGAGGACCCCTCGCAAGTCGAGCGGGTCAGGAAGGAGCTGGCCGCCCGCAGTCCGCTGGTGGCCGGCGACGACATACGCCGGTTCAAGTCGCTGCTCGCCCAGGTCGCCGCGGGCCAGGCCCATGTGATCCAGGCCGGCGACTGCGCGGAGGACCCGGCCGAGTGCACCGCCGAGCACGTGGCCCGCAAGGCCGCCGTCCTTGATCTGCTGGCCGGGGCCATGCGGCTGATCACCCGCAAGCCCGTGCTGCGGGTGGGCCGGATCGCCGGCCAGTACGCCAAGCCGCGCTCGCAGCCGACCGAGATGGTCGACGGCGTCGAACTGCCCGTCTACCGCGGTCACATGGTCAACAGCCCCGAACCGGACCCGGACAGCAGGCGCCCGGACCCGCTGCGGCTGCTCACCGGGTACATGTCCGCCCGCGATGTGATGGGACACCTGGGCTGGCAGCCCGGCGGATCCGCCCGCTTCGGCATCGACCCGCCGGTGTGGACGAGCCATGAGGCGCTGCTCCTCGACTACGAGGTGCCCATGCTGCGCCGCGACGAGGGCGGCCGGTTGCTGCTGACGTCCACGCACTGGCCGTGGGTCGGCGAACGCACCCGGGAGGTGGACGGCGCGCACGTCGCGCTGCTCGCCGAGGTGGACAACCCGGTCGCCAGCAAGGTGGGGCCGCGGATGGCCGTCGACGAACTGCTCGCCCTGTGCGAACGGCTCGACCCGAACCGCGAACCGGGCCGGCTCACCCTGATCGCCCGCATGGGCGCCGACGCCGTCGCCGACGCCCTGCCGCCCCTGGTGACGGCGGTCCGGGAGGCGGGGCATCCCGTGATCTGGCTGACCGACCCCATGCACGGCAACACCGTCAAGACCCGTGACGGCGTCAAGACCCGATTCGTGGAGACCGTCGAGCGCGAGGTCGTGGCGTTCCACCGTGCCGTGACGTCCGCGGGCGGCATCGCCGGGGGCCTCCACCTGGAGACCACCCCCCACGCCGTCACCGAGTGCGTCGCGGACGAGTCCGCCACCGACTGCGCCGGATCGCACTACACCACCTTCTGCGACCCGCGGCTCAATCCGGGCCAGGCCGTCTCCGTGGTCTCGGCCTGGAGCCTGTGA